In the Treponema maltophilum ATCC 51939 genome, GGCGGTATAGTACAAGCTTTTCATGCGTCCTTCAATCTTTAAGCTGTCGGCTCCCGCTTTTTTTAAATCGTCCAAGCGGTCGATCATGCATAAATCTTTTGACGAAAGAACGGCCGTAAAATCATCGCCTTCGAAAACCGGAAAATATTCGCCCGGCCGTTTTTTTTCTTCCAAAGCGAAAAGTCCGCTTTGTGCGGTTTCTTGTGCGCCGCCGGCTTGCAAAAGGCGGTATTCCCAGCGGCACGAGTGGGAACAAAAGCCCGCGTTCGCGCTCCGTCCGTTCATATAAGCGCTCATAAGGCAGCGTCCCGAATAGGCGATACACATGGCCCCGTGCACGAATACTTCCAGTTCCATATCGGGCACCGCGTCCTTTATTTCGGCAATTTCCGCTAAAGAAGCTTCCCGCCCGAGTACCACTCTGCGGAAACCCGAATCGCGGTACATTTTAACGGCTTCGCGGTTAATGCAGTTCGCCTGCGTACTTAAATGCAGGGCCGCGTTCGGAAAGTATTTTTGAAGAATACGCACCATGCCCATATCCTGAATGATAAAGGCGTCGAAGGGATAGGCTTTAAAATAATCGATATCCTGCAAAAAGCGGTCAATGTCGTCGTTGTGAAAGCTGATGTTCAGCGCGCAAAAGAGCTTTTTATGCGGATAGCGCGCTTTGAGTGTGCGTACGGTTTCGTATTCGTTTTCGTAAAAATTATCGGCTTTTACGCGCAGCGAAAAACGCTTTAATCCGATGTATGCGGCATCGGCTCCGTACGCGTATGCGTAGCGCAGCTTTTCAAGATTGCCTGCCGGAGACACGAGTTCCACTATTGAGCCTGCCTGTCCCGTATGTGCCTGCCCGCTTTTTCGACCGCCAAATGCGCTTGCGGAAGGAATTCGTCCGCCATTTGAAAAAGGTGGATTTGTTCTTTCCATAAGTCGAGAACGCAGGGAACGTCGGCTTTGCGCAGTTTATCCTGAAAACACAAAACATCTTTATAAAGCAATTCGCCTTCGGCCATTTGAATGAACACGTCGGGCAGGCCCGCAAGCATTTCGGGACTTGCGAACATCGGAGACACAAGCGGATTTGTTCGGTTTGACGAATACGTGTACAATTCCGCCGCAGCGTGCAGCGCCGCCGGAGAAAGAATCTTATCGGTGTTGCGCTTACTCGGTGTTTTTATCGCTTCGGAGTCCGCCGATATGTCGAACCAGGGCGAAAACAACACAAGCTCGTCGATTTTTCCGCGGAATTTTTCTTTAATTGACAGCACCAGTGCGACCGCGATCGCCGCACCGGAACCGTCGCCTGCAACGATGATGTGATCGGTTTCGGCATACAGCTTTTTTATAACGGGTTTTAAGTCTTCCAAGGCGGCGGGAAACGGATATTGCGGCGCAAGGTGAATTTCGGGCAAAATGAGTTTTGTGCACGAGGTGTTCGCAAGCGAAGCGCAAAAACTTCCCCACGCGGCGCACGAACCGCCGACAAAGGAGCCGCCGTGCACGTACAGGATCGCGCGGTTTGCCGAATAAACTTCGGGCGTAAAAAC is a window encoding:
- a CDS encoding peptidase U32 family protein; the protein is MELVSPAGNLEKLRYAYAYGADAAYIGLKRFSLRVKADNFYENEYETVRTLKARYPHKKLFCALNISFHNDDIDRFLQDIDYFKAYPFDAFIIQDMGMVRILQKYFPNAALHLSTQANCINREAVKMYRDSGFRRVVLGREASLAEIAEIKDAVPDMELEVFVHGAMCIAYSGRCLMSAYMNGRSANAGFCSHSCRWEYRLLQAGGAQETAQSGLFALEEKKRPGEYFPVFEGDDFTAVLSSKDLCMIDRLDDLKKAGADSLKIEGRMKSLYYTAVVTRAYRKAVDLAEGRITREEAQPFIDDLYKTSHRAFGTGFFYGKDDANETVSGESAGEYDMAGIIEDIVPDEQAERIFTAALNTGAAFERSLENLHPKAREARQNDFALHPEKVPQVLIERAHCKLYAFRPLNQIDSQTELEAVSPDCAHLHIAPADYCFVDPETGKRLRSVSHNTSCLLYTSAALATDWILRQKCARSSENTDGLYG
- a CDS encoding alpha/beta hydrolase fold domain-containing protein, with product MMRADIKKAVKKIQCLIFQPSDDVEKFRQRLNAEFTVPILPNRVEREKRTVEGVECDVFTPEVYSANRAILYVHGGSFVGGSCAAWGSFCASLANTSCTKLILPEIHLAPQYPFPAALEDLKPVIKKLYAETDHIIVAGDGSGAAIAVALVLSIKEKFRGKIDELVLFSPWFDISADSEAIKTPSKRNTDKILSPAALHAAAELYTYSSNRTNPLVSPMFASPEMLAGLPDVFIQMAEGELLYKDVLCFQDKLRKADVPCVLDLWKEQIHLFQMADEFLPQAHLAVEKAGRHIRDRQAQ